Below is a window of Brassica napus cultivar Da-Ae chromosome A5, Da-Ae, whole genome shotgun sequence DNA.
TCAGATGGAAGGAGTAGTATGGGGAGCATGTAAGATAAATTAATCTCTTACACCCTCAATATCTTTGTTTATACATCTGTAGACTTTAATTTGCAATATCTTTTGGATTTTCCAGCAAAGATTTACAATGTTGGCTATGGATTCAAGTATATGCGAACCATATTCACCATTGTTGACGACCAGTTGTCTCTCGATACTGTCACTAGAAACACTGGCGGTATCCCCTTGAACAGAATATGTAAGCGTCAAAAACCATTTTTAAACTCCTTGAAGTTGTTGATGTGAAAGATGATAGGTTTTGTATTAAACTTTGGCTTGAAAAATAATGCAGAGGATCGAAAAAACCTTCAAGGGGAAGCTTTATTGGATATCTTTTTCCTTTTagaaaatagttttcaaaaaaaaaacagacagaTTAATAAGCTGAGTGTCATCATCCtgatgtaaaattatataaatctgagttataaataaattcaataaGTAAAAGCTTTGCAGATTCCAAGTATGGATCatcttatattaaattttacatattgaaCATATTGTAGACTCTATAATTACAATTTTCTTCAATATGATAGGTATTAAAACACTATTGGAGATACCAGAGCAAAGATCCATTTGATCTTCAAGCTACATTATACAATACCTCAaaagatttttttgaaaatggtaCATCCATTGCTATTAAACCAAATCATTCGAAGATGAAACGCATAAGTAGCTTTACTGATTTCATTTTCTCACCCTTCTTATCATACAAAGGCACAGATCGAATCCCCGGTCTTAGTTCTGAAACAGGCAAGCATGTTTGTCCACCAAAGTCATCTTTATCAGACATATCGTACTCACTAACTTCGATCCTAAGCAATGCAAGCTCTGGAACTGTTAGTGGGAAACTGAACTCTTCATCCCAAATTGGATACCAATTGTCTTCAATTACTCTTGTTTTCCTCTTTGCATTATCTGCTGGTACACCCACTATGTACACCTACATAAGCTCACAAATCTAGTAAGGTTTTTGAGGAGTTGAAGAATATTAGAGAGACCCTATCTGGTGAAATTGATATTACCTTAGTGTAGAAATCAGGAGGAGAATATGAGTCAAAATGAGTGTGACTGAAGTCTAGACGCCATCCATCTCCCATATACACTTTTACCTATTGAGAAACCGCATCAAAATAATAAGGCATTACATATATGACATTCAAAATGTTAAAAGCCATCCTTTAAAGTATGCAAATTGTTGTTGGCTTGCCTTTAACGTTTCTTTCACAGGAATTTTCTTTCTAGGGTCAAATACTTCATCATGAAACCCTTTCTTCATCAAGAAGTTAGGTTTCTTTACATATCCACAACCTCCATTGGCTCTAAACATTCCGTGCATCAACCACAAAGATTTCCCATATCCCTataataacaaaagatttttttttaatggaaatTGAACACATGGCATAAACCAAAGGCAAAAAGGTAGCGTAAGAGTCAAGGTATCCTTAGctcttctaaaccctaagtttgttaCCTGCATATTGAATGCAATCATTTGTGCTCCATGAATCCAACCACTAAGCGGTTTATAATTTGAGGAGTTAAACCTCGTCCCTTTTGGGTATATCCGAAGTATATTCCTCTGTGTAAACCTAGAAGACAACATATAGAGTTTATGTTGCGTGCATCTCAAGTCTGTTCAAAAGATTAGGACTGTATTAATATTACCTTACGACATCCTGACTATTAGATGAACAAGTCCTGTCCAGTTCCTGCTCACTTAAACTCAAACGTCTCACTTTATCAACCACAACTTTCATCTCTTCTTTCACCGTCCCCTTTGGTTTCCCGGCATGAATGGTGATCAATCTTTTGTAAGCTGGTTTCTGTTCTTCActgacttcttcttcctcttgatCACTATCATTCTAATACAAAACTCAAAATTAAGTTACAAAACAACAAACAATGTATTAAGTTCCTTTTTTTGTTACCTTGTTTTCACAACAATCTTCATAAAACAAGATGCTTTCTAGTGTCTGAATCTCCTCTTTTCTAGGTGTTTCTTCCTCTGACGATGGAGATGCATTATTATTGTCCTTCTGTTTAACAATAGGGTTGCTTGATTCAAGATACTCTTTAGGTGGTTTAGTTGAGATCATTATCCGATGTAGCAATGAAGCAGGAGAAGGAAACTCTGCTAAGCTTTCTGATTCAGGGTAATACAACATTTCTCCAAATATCAGCGTAGCCAtctaaacaaagaaagaaacaaaaaataactcataaaatatatgaaattaaacTCATAAATTTGGGTTTTCTCATAAACAAACAATATCTACGAAATGGCCTAATAGCCCTCCTATCATGttaaattcaaatttatcacgagtttccaacttaaaatcaattagtAATTAGTGTATCGACTatgttcttttatatattagttaatttatttttttaactaccGAATGTGAAATTTCATTAGATAAATTCACAAAGACAGATAATACTGTGTTACCTCAGCGACTTTGGCTTGAAGATCAGCAGTAAGATGATCCTCTAAAGTGATGATAACCGGATAAGGTGAGCTAGTAAACGCATAATCTCTTATCGCTTTCAAGCAACTAATCAGCGGTACAGGCGTTGTGAGCGTTCTGAAGATAGCAAGAAACCAATCTGAAAATGTTTTTGTaaggaaagaaacaaaaagacaaaGGTTTACCTTCCATGAAGAACATTGATATCTGTTCCAGTAGAGTTAGGCCAAAGATCAAGCTCAATGACACGAACCCCTCTTTGCAAAGCTTTGATCACAGGGACTTCGCTACAATCGCTGCTTAGTTGATTCCCCGTGAGATACGAGTTGTGTCCCGTGTATATAAAGTAATGCGACAGTGGAGCCGACATGTCTTGATGCACCTGTCTCAACACAACACAAACATTTCTTGTAAGAACATCaagatttgagtttttttgtttaaacaTTGATTTTTACGTGAGGCGTGATGGGAGGATTGAGATCGTCGTAGAAGAGGAAGTTGAAGAAATCGTCTAGGTTAAGTCCGTGGCGTGTGAACCGCGTGACGTGGTGTCTCCGTCGTATGACGTCGTCGATCAACCGTTGAGCCTCGGCGACGGTGGTTCCTGAGTCTCCTTGGTGGTCGTCGAGGAAAGAACAGAGCTGCTCTGCCCCCATGACGCCTGATGATGCGTCTCCGTCGCTGGAATCTCCGTCGCCTCCGCCGCCGCCGCAGCCGACGGCGAATTGGCAGAAGGCGTCGCGGACGTCGTCGGTGGGTTGGACTTCGTTGATCTTGAACTTACGGTTGAAGCATTTGAACATTTTGTAGTTGTAACTGCCATTGTCGTAAGATTctgttttcttctccttccccattgtcaaaaacaattattattatttagggttttctTGCGAATCAAGAAAACTTGTTCTTCGGGGAATCGAAGAACTGAGATTTGGTGATTCGGAAATTGAAGAATGAGGAGAAGGGAGAGAGAGTTCCGACAAGACAGGAGGCTTTGAAGCGGGATCGTTTGTCTTTTTTCTCTTTCGagtctttttgaaaaaatattatctaatcttttttcatttttttctaaaactgtTTTGAGAAAAAGGTCAATTTCTTTCTGATAATACGTATTCTTCTTCATTTGTTAGGAAAaagtttttgttaaaattacTAATAAGAGAAATTCTTAATTTTAGTATTGGttcttttatttagtaaaaaggttatttttcttcttaatatgaaactatatgtttttattttttattttctatttttcttaatcaTCTCATCATCACCTATGATTAgggattttgatttaattttacaaataatgTTGATTGTCACTTTTTTGGCAAGTAGATGCACTCTAAACATTTTCATCTAAATATCTCCGAAAGCGACATCCGATAAAACTGGAACGATAAAGAAAACATTAACATGACTCCTACGCAGTGGCAGACCTAGCAGTAAATTTAGGTGGAGtcacaatataaataaaattgtgtaaatttgaaagaaaaaaaaaattgaagggtgttgaacaaaaaaaaaaaatttgaagggTCATTGGTAGGATCAAACCCAATATATATGGGTTCAATATTGCACTTTCCTACCACCGAGCCACAATTGATTAACAAGCAATAGCTTACAAACTGATAATTATACTATTTTGTGGTGTCAGTTGAACCCACAACCTTTCAAACGGGTTCGCCCCTGTCCATGCGCAAGGATGACATGCATAAATTAAGAAATGATCTAAACTTTtaaccctttttcaaaaaaagaaaaaaaaatgcaaatctGTATGTGACCATATTGATGTATGATGTTGTACCAGAAGTATGGAAAATaagttgaaacaaaaaaaaagggtattGAAAGGTAGGTTTACGTTTGTACACTGTGAATATGATGAACAATGTAAAGAGAGACTCAAACTTAGTTATGTGACTTAAGCGCCAGCTAACCAAGTGAGAACACATGCTTTTTCACAAGTTATATGCTTTTTCTCATTATATCTTGTGTGTTCACATGTCGGCTTTACGAACTTGGGATAATCTTGAACTGTGTCCATGCAACCTGATCGTTCCTGAGGTGTAGACGCGGAAGCCGTTACTGGACGAGACAAGTTTGATGCCTTTGTGTATATTCGACTTGGAAAAGGTCTTGTAGCATCTTCGATAGTGCTTAGGAACATGTACTGGTTTGACGAAACATGCCTTTTCGAGGTGCGGAATTGCGTGAAGATGAGAAGGAAGATGGATAACAAATTCACCAAATTCATCAGTAACAGCTTTTATCCAATTTGATCTCCTTTTGAAACCAGTGTGGCACTTGATGGCCACAGTGGCACCTTTAACATGTCAATGGTCTGATTATTATGTGTAAACATGAAGACGACTTAGACGCAAAGACACATGTATATAGAGAATACCTGAAACAGGGGAGTTGCAAAGAAGAGAACCGGTGATAACCACAGAGGAGAGTTTGTGTTCCCCGTAGCCATTCATCTCAGCCATCTCTATTCTGCTCCAAAACTTTTCTGCAGCTACGAATTCTCCGTTGAAGaaggcaaagaagaagaataagaagaagcaaCGTAAGATGAGGAAACTCTCCATATCTTaaatttgttaatatgtttACTTTGCTTAATAAATGAAATAAGCATGTGTGTATGAAGAGGATGTATTTAAGTAGAGGAAATGGTCAATTTGTCCGACTCCATTTGGTTTGATTATTCTTTGTTTGATTTCAATATGTTAATTCAGCTAACTACATTTGGCAAAATAATGTAGTAGTTAGCAGAAACAACACCAAGAAAGATTGATCAGTTGACTCCATTTGTGGGTTTGGTCAGTAAGCACTAAGCCATCATTGGCTAAAGGGTTTGTTGGAACAAAACCATATTTGATTATTGTCTCAAAAAACAAGATGCATCAATTTTAACGGGCCTCCAAATTTTAGCATTAGATCCATCATATGTGTTGACATCTGATCAATAGGTGATGCATTTGTATATGATAGCCCAATTCCAACAACaccaaaaacaataaacaaactCGTTCAGATTTAACACGGTCGATAGAGTACATCACAGCCTCTTTAtgataaacataaatttttagttttagatgattttagaaAACATACATAGAAAATAAAGATAGAAAGGCTCATTTTTAACTGCTAAAAGTAGCAAGGAAGCTGATGGGGCCTTTGCCGGTAAAGGCCGCCTGAAGTCCAAAGATGAGGAATGCGATCATGGCGAGACGAGAGTGTTTGATCTCAGCCAGCTTCAAGGTATCCAACTTCTCTGGGTCAGCAGCGAGTCCCAACGGGTCAAAATACCCACCCGGGTAGATACGTTTCTCCGGATCCAGCTCAGCGTTACGCTGGAACTCGATGTAACCAACCACTAACACCTCGATCCATATCAATGTCGTCAAGGAAAATGGCAATGGCTGTCCCAAATACGATGAACCTTCCACCAGTTCCACCTAATAGGTGTGTGGAAACAAGaaacgaaccaaaccaaaaaaaaacatgaacaaAATACGATGCTTATTACAAACATAtaaaatgcattaaaatataataaaatactagATTTTAAGTAGCATTATATATTTCAGTagctattatattattaaactgAATTTTGTTtcaaccgaaccgaaccaactATATGTTCCACATATGCATTGTTCGGACACTTAGCCATGCTTTTAACACTTAAACAACTCTTGTCAATCATGCAGAACGTTGTCATCTTCTTATTTATAATCTTTGTATCTTAGTTCCAACGACCGACACGTGGAAAACTATGACGATCGAAATGAACGTACCTTTCCGGCGTCTTGCCAGGCGATCCCGGTGAGACCTTCGACGGCAAGAGCCCCAAGAACACCAAGCATGGCCCACCTTCCGTGGATCAGCTCGCATTCTCTGAAACGTTCGATCCCGAACACTTCAGTGTATGGCTGAAACGGTGTCGGGTTGATCTCCTTCGAGTCCTGCCTGACCCCAAGGAGCTCACCCGCCACGTTCTTCGCGAGGTTCTGGTCAAGCCCGTCGAAATCGTACTGAAGATACTCAGCCGGTTTACCTAAACCGAAGGGGTCGAATCCACGGTCTCCAATCATCGAACCGTCTAGCCATTCCGGCGGGTTTGCGCCGGGGAACCAAACAAGCCGGTCTCCGTCGTTTTGGACCTGCTTCGTTTTCTTCGGCGGTGGAGCTGGTTTCTTTTTCCCGAAGCTGAAATTGAACTTGGCTTGGACTCTACCGGCTCCGGAACTTGGATCTTGGATCCGGATCCCAAAGATACCAGAGGCTGCAGCTGCAGTGGTGGTAGCCATTTTGAATTGTTTCTGCTTAGTGACTGACGAAATGTTATAACATGTAGTTTTGTAACGTAAATATGTGATGGTGGATGTAAGAAGCCTTATCTCAGCGTTATCTCCTGTGATTGGTCTCTTTATCTTAATGCTTTTGTGGTGTCTGTATTTTCAGTGACGTTgcacttttttttatttggtccCTATGGTTGGTTGGTGTCTCCATCTAAggtatttatttgttttgtattcTTTTGTTTCTAAATTCTAATGCTCTCTTTTGTCGATTTGACTAGAGGGAAAGATCTTGGTCCCCTATGAAGCCCATTTATGAAAAGGCCCATTAGACATGACAATCGAGATTCGAGACTACCCTACGTAGATTTATAGGAAGCTTCTTGGGCTAACGGGAGAGACCCTGGGGTTTTTATAGCatgatttaacatttttctagtaaaaaatgttttttatatcTTCTAGAACGTTTTTTTACTACGTTTTTTTActgttttttagttaaaaactaaaaaaacgtatcttatattatactaaattagtaaaatattatttggacTATCTCAAAACTATAACAGTTAATTTGAAATTCAGTtctagtaattttaaaatatataataaaatataaatatttgtatataaattaagGTTGATGACCCCACTAAAAATGCTTTAGCCACAATTTTAATTCTTTAAACAACTAAAGAAacagtttttatatttatttttatacaaaaataaaaaatagtatagattattatTTAGTAATCTGAGTGAAAAATCATAAACATCTTACtatatttaaactaaatctctttgacacaaaaaaaaaaacacgaaatCTCACAACCGTGGGTTTAGTCCGTCGAAATCGGTATTAGTCTATAGGTGAACCCCACAAAATCCAATTTTAGTCAACTAATATGGAAGAAACAACGCGTATGATCGGTCAAACGTCAGGCCCATCAATGGCCCACAACTCAAAGCCCAAAATAAGCAAAGACTCATGTCGTTATTACAGAACAAAAACATACATAACGCGAATTTAGTTGGCGTTGTCGGATCATTGTTTCCTCTCGCTCGCTCGCTAGCTTTTAATTCTCCCTCCGATCTTGCTTGCGTGTTTCATCCATGGCGGCAAGATCTCTGTGGAGAACCCGTGCGAGACTCCTCGTCGTTGGTTCCGCCGTATGCGGTGGTTCCGGCGCCGCCTTCATTGCTTCCTCCGAAGACCCGTCGAGAACTCTCAAGCTCTGCACCAACATCCCTGTCCGTCTCTTCCGCAACACCGTAACAGCCGCCTCCATCGCTTTCggtacataaaataattttttaaaaaaacaaactttcttGTAGAATTTGTATTGCCTGCAATGAATGTCCTTTTTATCCTTTTCATCAATTTAATTTGTTTGTGAATGAGATTAGTTAAGATAATGATTCAACCTGTGAAAATTTGGAACTTTGCGTAGAACCTGTTTGGTAGATATATATTGTGGTTATTGAGTCATATTGCGTAGAACCTGTTTGGTAGATAAATAGTAACGTTATATATATTGTGGTTTGTGTTGTGTTAATAGATTATGAATACTCATTGTCGGGTTTGGCTGAGGGAAGCAATGAGAGGGCTAAAGTCAAACATGAAGTCCACCTAAGGTCAGCTCAAAAGCTTCAAGAGCTCTGTTTCAAAAATGGAGGAATCTATATCAAACTCGG
It encodes the following:
- the LOC106454594 gene encoding phosphoinositide phospholipase C 6 yields the protein MGKEKKTESYDNGSYNYKMFKCFNRKFKINEVQPTDDVRDAFCQFAVGCGGGGGDGDSSDGDASSGVMGAEQLCSFLDDHQGDSGTTVAEAQRLIDDVIRRRHHVTRFTRHGLNLDDFFNFLFYDDLNPPITPHVHQDMSAPLSHYFIYTGHNSYLTGNQLSSDCSEVPVIKALQRGVRVIELDLWPNSTGTDINVLHGRTLTTPVPLISCLKAIRDYAFTSSPYPVIITLEDHLTADLQAKVAEMATLIFGEMLYYPESESLAEFPSPASLLHRIMISTKPPKEYLESSNPIVKQKDNNNASPSSEEETPRKEEIQTLESILFYEDCCENKNDSDQEEEEVSEEQKPAYKRLITIHAGKPKGTVKEEMKVVVDKVRRLSLSEQELDRTCSSNSQDVVRFTQRNILRIYPKGTRFNSSNYKPLSGWIHGAQMIAFNMQGYGKSLWLMHGMFRANGGCGYVKKPNFLMKKGFHDEVFDPRKKIPVKETLKVKVYMGDGWRLDFSHTHFDSYSPPDFYTKVYIVGVPADNAKRKTRVIEDNWYPIWDEEFSFPLTVPELALLRIEVSEYDMSDKDDFGGQTCLPVSELRPGIRSVPLYDKKGEKMKSVKLLMRFIFE
- the LOC106454593 gene encoding uncharacterized protein LOC106454593, whose amino-acid sequence is MESFLILRCFFLFFFFAFFNGEFVAAEKFWSRIEMAEMNGYGEHKLSSVVITGSLLCNSPVSGATVAIKCHTGFKRRSNWIKAVTDEFGEFVIHLPSHLHAIPHLEKACFVKPVHVPKHYRRCYKTFSKSNIHKGIKLVSSSNGFRVYTSGTIRLHGHSSRLSQVRKADM
- the LOC106450833 gene encoding chlorophyll a-b binding protein CP29.3, chloroplastic — translated: MATTTAAAASGIFGIRIQDPSSGAGRVQAKFNFSFGKKKPAPPPKKTKQVQNDGDRLVWFPGANPPEWLDGSMIGDRGFDPFGLGKPAEYLQYDFDGLDQNLAKNVAGELLGVRQDSKEINPTPFQPYTEVFGIERFRECELIHGRWAMLGVLGALAVEGLTGIAWQDAGKVELVEGSSYLGQPLPFSLTTLIWIEVLVVGYIEFQRNAELDPEKRIYPGGYFDPLGLAADPEKLDTLKLAEIKHSRLAMIAFLIFGLQAAFTGKGPISFLATFSS